Sequence from the Streptomyces sp. R33 genome:
TCCCACCAGTCGAGCTCCGTGACCCGGGTGAAGCCGCGCCGCCGGCACCAGCGGGCCAGACCGGCCGGGACGAAGAGCGGGGTGTGCCGGGGCAGCCGCTTGAGGGTGGGGGCGTCGAGGTGGTCGTAGTGGTTGTGGCTGATCACCACCGCGTCCACCGGCGGCAGTTCCTCCCAGCGGACCCCGACCGGGGTCATCCGCGCCGGCGTGCCGAGGATGCGCCGGGACCAGACGGGGTCGGTCAGTACGGTCAGCCCGCCGACCCGCAGCACCCAGCTGGCATGTCCCGCCCAGGTGGCGCAGAGCGTCCCGGCGCCGGCCGCGGGCAGCGGGGCGGGGGCGTACGGGAGGTCGGGGATGCCCCGCAGCCCGTCGGGGCCGGGCCGGAACGCGCCCTCGCGCGCGAGGCGGGCGAAGGCCCGCACCCCGGGCAGCGGCGTGGTCAGCCGATCGGCGAAGGAGCGCGGCCAGCTGCGTACCTCCCCCAACGCCCGCGGCACACCGCGATCTCCGGAACCGGAGCCGGGGGCTGAGCTCCCCCGGGACGCGGGCCGGGGCGCCGGCCGCGGGGCGGCGGGGCCGGGCCGTACCGCGGCAGCCCGGGCGCTCGCCGCGGGGTCTGCCCGGCCGGGGGCCGTCGGGGTGTGCGTCTCGTCCCTCATCAAGAGCTCTCCGTTCACCGCACAGCGGGCTCGTCGCGTCGGTCGGCGCAAGTCGGTCAGGAAGCCAGCCCGGCCAGGACCGATCCGAGGAGGTCCAGGGAGCGCCGTATGTGCGGGAGCGCGAGGGGGTCGCGCGCGGTGAGTGCGGCGAGCCGCTCCTGCGGGGTGGCGCCGAGCAGCGGACCGGTCGACAGGCGGACCCGCAGCGCGCCCAGGTCGTCCGCGAAGCGCTGTCCGCCGGGGGTGGGTGCGCCGAGCCGGCCTCCCAGGTAGTCCTCCAGTTCCATGGCGTCGCGGACCCCGCGGCGCGCCAGCCCGGCGCGCAGCGGGGTCAGGTCGGCGTACAGGTGCCGCCCGGCCTGCGGCGGCCGCGCGAGGGCCCCGACGGCCAGCAGCTCCCGGTGGGCCGCGGCGGCGACCACCCCGTGCAGCGTGGCCGCGGCATGGGCGCGCCCGGCGACCGCGTCGGGCTCGTCGAGCGCGTGCGCCGCGGCCCCGGCGACCGGGCCCGCGACCAGGGCTCCGGTCGCGGTGAGGATGTCGAGGGTGCGTGCCCGCAGCCAGGTGCCGCGCGGGGTGCCGGGGAAGCGGGCCACGGCGGCGGGCCACCCTGCGGGCAGCAGCGCACCGGACAGGTCGAGGAGCACGGCGGCCGAGTCGGGCAGCATCTCGGCCGGGCTCAGGACGAAGGTGTCGTGCGGCCGGTGGACGGTGTCGCGCCAGCTCTCGTCGCTGACGACGAACAGCCCGGCGTCCCCGGCGGCCTCGCAGGCCTCGCGCAGCATTTCGGGC
This genomic interval carries:
- a CDS encoding MBL fold metallo-hydrolase: MRDETHTPTAPGRADPAASARAAAVRPGPAAPRPAPRPASRGSSAPGSGSGDRGVPRALGEVRSWPRSFADRLTTPLPGVRAFARLAREGAFRPGPDGLRGIPDLPYAPAPLPAAGAGTLCATWAGHASWVLRVGGLTVLTDPVWSRRILGTPARMTPVGVRWEELPPVDAVVISHNHYDHLDAPTLKRLPRHTPLFVPAGLARWCRRRGFTRVTELDWWECAELGGVRFDFVPAHHWSKRSLLDTCRTLWGGWVLTDTRAATPRSVYFAGDTGYGHWFGEIGRRHPGIDLALLPIGAYAPRWWLSDVHADPEEAVQACLDVGARRMAPMHWGTFVLSAEPVMEPLQRVREAWGRAGLARADLWDLPIGGSRAL
- a CDS encoding aminotransferase class I/II-fold pyridoxal phosphate-dependent enzyme; this translates as MQRTAEGRGPVRYGPPAPQPGLPVLPELTAVIAAAAERSAPEPPGGGEPVREAACRHWGRRGLPTEPENVAAGPGAPALLLALLGAYGGDVMLPRPCPAWWTPQVRLLGRRAYHVPTPAECGGIPDPYALLETVRRVRVEGGDPRVLLLSVADDPTATVPPPEMLREACEAAGDAGLFVVSDESWRDTVHRPHDTFVLSPAEMLPDSAAVLLDLSGALLPAGWPAAVARFPGTPRGTWLRARTLDILTATGALVAGPVAGAAAHALDEPDAVAGRAHAAATLHGVVAAAAHRELLAVGALARPPQAGRHLYADLTPLRAGLARRGVRDAMELEDYLGGRLGAPTPGGQRFADDLGALRVRLSTGPLLGATPQERLAALTARDPLALPHIRRSLDLLGSVLAGLAS